One genomic segment of Streptomyces sp. NBC_00239 includes these proteins:
- a CDS encoding 3-isopropylmalate dehydrogenase: MSTSINLAVIPGDGIGREVVAQGLKVLTAVLPQDVKLETKEYDLGATRWHRTGETLPDADLEALKHHDAILLGAIGDPSVPSGVLERGLLLKLRFAFDHFINLRPSKLFPNTATPLAGRPDIDFVVVREGTEGPYTGNGGSLRTGTPAEVATEVSVNTAYGVERVVRDAYERANARPRKKLTLVHKNNVLVYAGHLWKDIFDRVGQEYPEVTTDYLHVDAATIFFVTQPERFDVIVTDNLFGDILTDLAAAVTGGIGLAASGNINPTGAFPSMFEPVHGSAPDIAGTGKADPTATILSVALLLRHLGHEDRAARIEEAVSADLAERDGTFRSTDEIGDALAARVAG; encoded by the coding sequence ATGTCGACCAGCATCAATCTCGCAGTGATCCCCGGTGACGGCATCGGTCGGGAAGTCGTGGCGCAGGGCCTCAAGGTCCTCACCGCGGTCCTGCCCCAGGATGTGAAGCTGGAGACCAAGGAATACGACCTCGGAGCCACCCGCTGGCACCGCACCGGTGAGACCCTCCCGGACGCGGACCTGGAGGCGCTCAAGCACCACGACGCGATCCTGCTGGGCGCCATCGGCGACCCGTCGGTGCCGTCCGGCGTTCTGGAGCGCGGCCTGCTGCTCAAGCTCCGCTTCGCCTTCGACCACTTCATCAACCTGCGGCCGTCGAAGCTGTTCCCGAACACCGCCACGCCGCTCGCCGGCCGCCCGGACATCGACTTCGTCGTCGTCCGTGAGGGCACCGAGGGCCCCTACACCGGAAACGGCGGCTCGCTCCGCACCGGCACGCCCGCCGAGGTGGCCACCGAGGTCAGCGTCAACACGGCCTACGGCGTCGAGCGCGTCGTGCGTGACGCGTACGAGCGCGCCAACGCGCGGCCCCGCAAGAAGCTGACCCTCGTCCACAAGAACAACGTCCTCGTGTACGCCGGCCACCTGTGGAAGGACATCTTCGACCGGGTCGGCCAGGAGTACCCCGAGGTCACCACCGACTACCTGCACGTCGACGCGGCGACGATCTTCTTCGTCACCCAGCCGGAGCGCTTCGACGTCATCGTCACGGACAACCTCTTCGGTGACATCCTCACCGACCTCGCCGCGGCCGTGACCGGCGGCATCGGCCTGGCCGCCTCGGGCAACATCAACCCGACCGGCGCCTTCCCGTCCATGTTCGAGCCGGTCCACGGCTCCGCCCCGGACATCGCGGGCACCGGCAAGGCGGACCCGACCGCGACGATCCTCTCGGTCGCCCTCCTGCTGCGCCACCTCGGCCACGAGGACCGGGCCGCCCGGATCGAGGAGGCGGTCTCCGCCGACCTCGCCGAGCGCGACGGCACCTTCCGCAGCACCGACGAGATCGGCGACGCGCTCGCCGCTCGCGTAGCCGGCTGA